From a single Candidatus Wallbacteria bacterium genomic region:
- a CDS encoding nucleotidyltransferase family protein has product MGIAEIHKKRKEILEIARKHGVGKIKLFGSFARGEATEKSDIDFLIEIQGPTTPWFPGGLVYDLQELLGHPVDVVEAAAIKLSLRDHVFSEAIDI; this is encoded by the coding sequence ATGGGAATAGCCGAAATCCATAAAAAAAGAAAAGAAATCCTGGAAATCGCCCGCAAACACGGGGTGGGAAAGATCAAGCTTTTCGGGTCCTTTGCCCGCGGAGAGGCGACCGAAAAAAGTGACATTGATTTTCTGATCGAAATCCAGGGTCCGACCACTCCATGGTTCCCGGGCGGCCTGGTCTATGATCTGCAGGAACTGCTGGGACATCCGGTGGATGTAGTGGAAGCAGCAGCGATCAAATTATCGTTGCGGGATCATGTTTTCAGCGAAGCCATAGACATATGA
- a CDS encoding GNAT family N-acetyltransferase — protein sequence MKDDLLFLSHMLDCSTALKSYASDGRDNFMNDRKTWKAALRELHELSESCQKLSQDFKEQYPEIPWKAISGFRNVIVHDYLGINLQRIWEIIERDLTPLQESIKKVLTAKYSLRPAVEADSLEIARIHVTIFHSTYKGILPQEFLDKLNADAFEKIFRKGLESGKTDERKFFHVCIMNDKIVGYISCGAPFSIRSDLDVEVYGLYILKDYQGLGIGKALSRKMLKWMKEKGYKSFMLWALKDNLPAVKFYESLKGEVICCDEEDFGGMILTRIFFGWKDITVISKLLKDL from the coding sequence ATGAAAGACGATCTGCTGTTTCTCAGCCACATGCTCGATTGCAGCACTGCGCTGAAAAGTTACGCATCAGACGGCAGAGATAATTTCATGAATGACCGCAAAACCTGGAAAGCTGCACTGCGGGAACTGCACGAACTGTCGGAATCATGTCAAAAATTGTCGCAGGATTTCAAAGAGCAATATCCGGAAATACCCTGGAAAGCGATTTCCGGGTTCAGGAATGTAATAGTTCATGATTATCTCGGCATAAATTTACAAAGGATCTGGGAAATCATCGAGCGAGATCTTACTCCGCTTCAGGAAAGCATCAAAAAAGTCTTAACGGCGAAATATTCTCTCAGACCCGCTGTTGAGGCTGATTCCTTGGAAATCGCCAGGATTCATGTCACCATTTTCCACTCCACCTATAAAGGAATTCTCCCTCAGGAATTTCTGGATAAGCTCAACGCCGATGCCTTCGAAAAAATATTCAGGAAGGGCCTTGAGTCAGGCAAAACAGACGAGCGGAAATTTTTCCACGTCTGCATCATGAACGATAAAATAGTCGGCTACATTTCATGCGGCGCGCCTTTTTCGATCAGATCCGATCTGGATGTCGAAGTGTACGGACTTTATATCCTGAAGGATTATCAAGGGCTTGGCATCGGCAAGGCCCTGAGCAGGAAAATGCTCAAATGGATGAAAGAAAAAGGGTACAAGTCCTTCATGTTATGGGCGCTTAAGGATAATCTTCCGGCAGTGAAGTTCTATGAATCCTTAAAAGGCGAAGTGATCTGCTGTGATGAAGAGGATTTTGGCGGAATGATTCTGACCCGGATCTTTTTTGGCTGGAAGGACATCACAGTGATTTCCAAGTTATTGAAAGATTTATAA
- a CDS encoding sigma-54 dependent transcriptional regulator produces MKHHKIAFTFVGLEAAVASALFLRQNPETELVVTSAEKFPERLDEFSDRKNQDFFIIGLGYRDREEEMEKALRSILKSGNKVTWFCTALDLAYFKKQFKDKIEFLTGKTELSLLIAGWLGLKNDKSPLRHLDHRHSAEDWENLVRYGLSRAKNFRDYEMYPEIVQKLAGLKSLSAEDELRMKTSDPYGLLMGNSSLMKELRNRIRLVGGDSICSVLILGETGTGKETAARALHDASRRANQEFVAINCANFTEQLLDSELFGYVKGAFTGAEHERKGLLEVADKGTLFLDEIGEMPLLLQSKLLRFLDNKAFRRVGGTSDIRVDVRIIAATNRDLQTLISRNGFRADLYYRLAQAEIHTPALREHPDDLGVIADHLLKKLCLERKIDSVKLTPRQLEQLKKHRWPGNVRELTNALLTALISGEWDFEKILLPIGSQEDDFTVWPLADYEHEYVEKVYSKFGCNKTQSAKALGIAVNTLKKILGI; encoded by the coding sequence ATGAAACACCATAAAATAGCCTTTACTTTTGTGGGGCTGGAGGCTGCTGTTGCCTCGGCTTTGTTTCTGCGTCAGAATCCCGAGACTGAGCTGGTCGTCACCAGCGCCGAGAAGTTTCCGGAGAGGCTTGACGAGTTCTCAGACCGGAAAAACCAGGATTTTTTCATCATCGGCCTGGGCTACCGCGACCGCGAGGAAGAGATGGAAAAAGCGCTGAGATCAATTTTGAAATCAGGTAATAAAGTGACCTGGTTCTGCACAGCCCTTGATTTAGCGTATTTCAAAAAACAGTTCAAGGACAAGATCGAATTTCTCACCGGGAAAACCGAACTTTCCCTGCTGATTGCAGGCTGGCTGGGTTTGAAAAACGATAAGAGCCCTTTGCGGCATCTTGATCACAGGCATTCGGCTGAGGACTGGGAAAATCTGGTGCGTTACGGACTTTCCCGCGCCAAGAATTTCCGCGATTATGAGATGTATCCAGAGATCGTGCAGAAACTGGCCGGATTGAAATCATTGAGTGCTGAAGATGAACTGCGGATGAAAACTTCAGACCCGTATGGCCTATTGATGGGAAATTCCAGCCTGATGAAGGAACTGAGAAATCGGATCAGACTGGTGGGAGGAGACAGCATCTGCAGCGTGCTGATCCTGGGCGAAACCGGCACGGGCAAGGAAACAGCCGCCAGAGCCCTGCATGATGCGAGCAGACGGGCGAACCAGGAATTCGTGGCCATCAACTGCGCGAATTTTACGGAGCAGCTCTTAGACAGCGAACTGTTCGGCTACGTGAAAGGCGCATTCACCGGAGCTGAACACGAACGGAAGGGTCTTCTGGAAGTTGCGGACAAAGGCACCCTGTTCCTGGACGAGATCGGCGAGATGCCGTTGTTATTACAATCCAAGCTCCTGCGCTTCCTTGACAACAAGGCTTTCCGGCGCGTGGGAGGGACCTCGGACATCAGGGTGGATGTGCGCATCATCGCTGCCACCAACAGGGACCTGCAGACCCTGATCAGCAGAAACGGCTTCAGGGCGGATCTATACTACAGGCTGGCCCAGGCCGAGATTCATACCCCGGCTCTGCGCGAACATCCTGATGATCTGGGCGTGATAGCTGATCATTTGTTGAAAAAACTTTGTCTGGAACGCAAAATTGATTCTGTCAAACTCACCCCGCGACAACTTGAGCAGCTGAAGAAGCACCGCTGGCCTGGCAATGTGCGGGAGCTGACCAATGCTCTTCTTACGGCCCTGATCAGCGGGGAATGGGATTTCGAGAAAATATTACTTCCAATTGGGTCTCAAGAAGACGATTTCACGGTCTGGCCTTTAGCTGATTATGAACACGAGTATGTGGAAAAGGTTTACTCGAAATTCGGCTGCAACAAGACACAGTCAGCAAAAGCGCTGGGGATCGCGGTGAATACGCTGAAGAAAATATTAGGTATATAA
- a CDS encoding putative toxin-antitoxin system toxin component, PIN family, which produces MRCAGRGKRKPLKVVIDTNALISALLFGGKPGELISLWKTGEIIPFFSPDTFAEFTAVLSYPKFKLTKDETRLIIEEETLPYFEVLEPPNSRLNLCRDPDDDKFLALAVSAEADFIITGDDDLRSIGKHGKIKILTVAEFLGL; this is translated from the coding sequence ATGCGGTGCGCTGGGCGCGGAAAAAGAAAGCCTCTTAAAGTAGTCATAGACACTAATGCCTTGATTTCAGCGCTCCTGTTCGGAGGAAAGCCTGGCGAACTGATCAGTCTCTGGAAAACAGGGGAAATCATTCCGTTCTTTTCCCCGGATACTTTCGCGGAATTCACGGCTGTTCTCAGCTATCCTAAATTCAAACTGACAAAGGACGAAACCCGTTTGATCATCGAAGAAGAAACTCTTCCCTATTTCGAAGTTCTGGAACCGCCCAATTCCAGGTTGAACCTCTGCCGAGACCCTGATGATGACAAATTCCTCGCACTCGCAGTTTCCGCTGAAGCCGACTTCATCATCACTGGTGACGATGACCTGCGTTCCATCGGGAAACACGGTAAGATTAAAATCTTGACAGTAGCTGAATTTCTTGGGTTGTGA
- a CDS encoding SPFH domain-containing protein translates to MNLNELNPLLTFAVLVFVLIILPSIRIIGPTEVGLVIKKFSFKKLRSDNPIAFNGEPGYQAELLMPGWRFKLWIIYEVHKYPWVQVPAGEIGVVIAQVGNPISTGAKSAAYKKEFGNFTNIDTFIRGGGQKGVQRPVLSPGTIAPIHPVGFLVITKQKIYGLPIMTEFVTRKEKLSPASFGLTPKQLEVVVIEPSFAEGHSQDRIGIVTTLEGDPLPSGDIAGRLGGFEDISKLEEEIRDTKDNSGLMECILGSKNHLHNNYQDFQAFLNNGGKIGLQHDPLLYGAYTLNPFLVSVELSDMLVIEQGEVAVVKAYVGLPTKDQSGVEFKFGSLVNPGHKGIWIEPLRTGKYPINPRCYHPVIVPTSILTLNWATAVSQAHQLDKNLSQIEAKSKEGFVFKIDLQVQIHIPDTEAPKVISIVGTMSNLVSEVLQAAVGNHFRDKLQSMPAIQFIEKRQEVQIGAFEHIRGKLTDYKVETKGVYIQDVILPKELVQVLTDRELANQTIATLQKQTEAERTRIEMEKSKGMANMQSSLSKSKVEVEIAQNQAEAKELQGKGEASYLSQVGTAKAVEVKCVGEANAIAYERQVNALGQGPTAALNMVKALAERNIKLVPDTLITGGGDLGSLISVITGLLSKDVAAKAVMVEKPAAVEPVVVEEKVEKIEKVEPVVKPELPKKK, encoded by the coding sequence ATGAATCTGAATGAATTGAATCCTTTGCTGACCTTTGCAGTCCTTGTTTTTGTTCTGATCATCCTGCCCTCGATCCGAATCATCGGGCCGACTGAAGTAGGACTGGTGATTAAAAAGTTCAGCTTCAAGAAGCTGCGAAGCGACAACCCGATTGCCTTCAACGGTGAACCAGGTTATCAGGCGGAACTTCTGATGCCCGGATGGAGATTCAAGCTCTGGATCATCTATGAAGTGCATAAATATCCCTGGGTGCAGGTTCCGGCAGGCGAAATCGGAGTGGTGATTGCCCAGGTGGGAAATCCCATCTCTACAGGCGCTAAATCTGCGGCCTATAAAAAGGAATTCGGAAATTTCACCAATATTGACACCTTTATCAGGGGTGGAGGCCAGAAAGGTGTGCAGCGCCCGGTGCTTTCTCCAGGCACGATCGCTCCGATCCATCCGGTCGGATTCCTGGTGATCACAAAGCAGAAGATCTATGGACTTCCGATCATGACCGAATTCGTGACCAGGAAGGAGAAGCTCAGCCCTGCTTCTTTCGGATTGACTCCCAAGCAGCTCGAGGTGGTGGTGATCGAGCCTTCGTTCGCTGAAGGCCACTCTCAGGACAGGATCGGCATAGTCACTACTCTGGAAGGCGACCCGCTGCCTTCAGGGGACATAGCCGGCCGCCTCGGCGGATTCGAGGACATCAGCAAGCTTGAGGAGGAGATCAGGGATACCAAAGACAATTCCGGGCTGATGGAATGCATCCTGGGAAGCAAGAATCACCTGCACAACAACTACCAGGATTTTCAGGCCTTCCTGAACAATGGCGGCAAGATCGGTTTGCAGCACGACCCGCTGCTCTATGGAGCATACACGCTGAATCCGTTCCTGGTGTCAGTGGAACTGTCAGACATGCTGGTGATCGAACAGGGCGAAGTCGCTGTGGTCAAAGCATACGTGGGTCTGCCCACCAAAGACCAGTCAGGTGTTGAATTCAAGTTCGGGAGCCTGGTGAATCCCGGACACAAGGGTATCTGGATCGAGCCGCTGCGCACCGGGAAATACCCGATCAACCCCCGCTGCTACCATCCGGTGATCGTGCCTACCAGCATACTTACGCTGAACTGGGCCACTGCGGTTTCCCAGGCCCATCAGCTTGACAAGAACCTGAGCCAGATCGAGGCCAAAAGCAAGGAAGGATTCGTGTTCAAGATCGACCTGCAGGTGCAGATCCATATCCCGGACACTGAAGCGCCCAAGGTGATCTCGATAGTGGGCACAATGTCCAATCTGGTGAGCGAAGTGCTGCAGGCCGCTGTAGGCAACCACTTCAGGGACAAGCTGCAGAGCATGCCTGCGATCCAGTTCATCGAGAAGAGGCAGGAAGTGCAGATCGGGGCATTCGAGCATATCAGGGGAAAGCTCACAGACTACAAGGTGGAAACCAAGGGAGTTTACATCCAGGACGTGATCCTGCCCAAAGAACTGGTGCAGGTGCTGACAGACAGGGAACTTGCCAACCAGACCATCGCTACTCTGCAGAAACAGACCGAAGCCGAGCGGACCAGGATCGAAATGGAGAAGTCCAAAGGCATGGCCAACATGCAGAGCAGCCTCTCCAAATCCAAGGTGGAAGTGGAGATCGCCCAGAATCAGGCCGAAGCCAAGGAACTGCAGGGAAAGGGCGAAGCCTCATACTTGTCACAGGTTGGAACAGCCAAGGCCGTGGAAGTGAAATGCGTTGGTGAGGCCAATGCCATAGCTTACGAGCGGCAGGTGAACGCGCTCGGCCAGGGCCCGACTGCAGCCCTCAACATGGTGAAGGCTCTGGCAGAACGCAACATCAAGCTGGTTCCTGACACGCTGATCACAGGCGGCGGCGACCTGGGCAGCCTGATCTCAGTGATCACCGGGCTTCTCAGCAAGGACGTGGCGGCAAAAGCGGTAATGGTGGAAAAGCCGGCAGCCGTGGAACCGGTTGTGGTGGAGGAAAAGGTCGAAAAGATCGAGAAAGTCGAACCAGTCGTGAAACCAGAACTGCCGAAGAAGAAATAG
- a CDS encoding AbrB/MazE/SpoVT family DNA-binding domain-containing protein gives MLTKKTVKNQLTLPAAIVKFFPGIDYFDAEIDGSRIILTPLKVVPADLALDKIRGKIEKLSLKGKDVQDAVRWARKKKAS, from the coding sequence ATGCTTACAAAAAAAACAGTGAAGAACCAGCTTACGCTGCCGGCTGCGATCGTCAAGTTTTTCCCCGGCATCGACTATTTCGACGCCGAGATCGACGGGTCGCGGATCATTCTCACTCCGCTCAAGGTTGTTCCCGCCGACCTGGCTCTGGATAAGATCAGGGGTAAAATCGAGAAACTCTCGCTCAAGGGAAAGGATGTGCAGGATGCGGTGCGCTGGGCGCGGAAAAAGAAAGCCTCTTAA